In Spirochaeta thermophila DSM 6578, the DNA window ATCTGCGAGACCTGGGCCTCGGAGAACTCCTGGCCCATGGCCTCGAGGGTCTGCACCTGCATCCTCACCAGAGCCTCAGCGTAGGCGGGGTGGGTCATCACCGGCACCAGGAGCGCCGTGATCACCATGGCGAGAAGGGCACAGATCAGGGTGGGCATCCCCACCTTCGTCCCGGTGGAGATCATCTTGAACCCGTTGAATGGATCGAAGAGCACCGATTTCCACGATTTCCACATGGTCCACTCCTTTTTGTGTTCTACCAAGCTAGGACAGTATATCAAATCTATCACGGAAACACCGCCCCGTCAAGGGATCAGGTTGCATTCTCCCCCGGTTGGGAGATCCTGTCAACTTCCCTTGTCAGTACCCAACAACTGGACTATGCTTGTAGTAAAGGAGCCGATCGTGTCCTTCTTCAAGGAGGTGCTCTTCAACCTCTCCCTCATCCTGGCCCTCACAGGGCTCTCCGAGCTCCTCGCCCGCCGATGGCTCCCCTTGCATCCCTCCGGAAAGGTCCTCCAGGGTCTCCTCTTCGGCGCCGTCACCCTGGTGGGCATGACATTCCCTGCGCACCTCGCCCCTGGCGTCATCTTCGACGGCCGCTCGATCCTCATCAGCCTCTGCGCCTTCCTCATGGGCCCCCTCTCCGGCGCCCTCACCGCCGTGCCCGCCGCACTCTATCGCATCGTCCTTGGAGGGCCGGGCGCCCCCACCGGCGTGCTCGTCATCCTCTCCTCCTACCTCCTGGGAATCCTGGGCCGGGATCTCATCAGGCGGTACCACCTCTCCTACTCCCTCACCTCCATAGGTATCCTGGCCCTGTCCGTGCACGTGGTGATGCTCCTCCTCATGTTCACCCTCCCGGGACCGCTCGTGTATCCCACCATCGGCGCCATCTGGGAGGCGGTGCTCCTCGCCTATCCACTCGCGGAACTCGCAACAGGGTCCATCCTCCTCGACCACCTCCTGGTGCGAAAGTCCACACGGGAGGCGCAGGCGGCCCTCACCCTCCACCTCACCACCCTCAAGAGCATAGGGGATGCGGTGATCGTGACCGACCCGGAGGGGAGGGTCCTCTTCCTCAACCCCGTGGCCGAACGTCTCACGGGCTGGCGCACCGAGGAGGCCGTGGGGCGGCCCGTCGACGACGTCTTCGTCATCGTGAACGAGGAGACGGGCGAGGCCGCCCCATCGCCCGTGGAACGCGTACTCGAGGAAGGGATGGTGGTGGGGCTCGCCAACCACACCGTACTCCTCGCCCGCGACGGCCGTACCATCCCCATCGCCGACAGCGGGGCACCCATCCGCACCGAAGGGGGAACGATCCTGGGCGTGGTCCTGGTCTTCAGGGATCAGAGTGCGGAGCGTGCCTACATCGCGGCACTCAAGGAAAGTGAGGAGAGACTCCGTCTGGTCTTCGAGACCTTCCCCGAGGCCGTGGCCATCAACCGGGCGAGCGACGGACGGTACGTGGACGTGAACGAAGGTTTCACCTCCATCACCGGCTACACCCGGGAGGAGCTCATAGGGAAGTCCTCGCTCGAGCTCTCCATATGGAAGGAACCGGCGGATCGTGCCCGCCTCGTGGAGCAGCTCCAGAAGGAGGGCATCGTCCGCACCTTCCAGGCACCCTTCACCATGAAGGACGGGTCGGTACGACAGGGACTCATGTCCGCCGCCCTCATGGACCTGAACGGCGAGCCCCACATCCTCTCCATCACGCGGGACATCACCCCTCTCAAGAAACTGGAGGAGGAGCTCGCCCGTCGTCTCAGGGAACGGGAAGCCTTCCTGCGTGAACTCCAGCACCGTACGAAAAATCACCTCCAGATCATCGCCTCCTTCATCCACCTCTCCCTGGAGAAGGTGGAAGACCGTAGCTTCCGTCACATCCTCCACGACCTGGAGACCAGGGTACGGACCATGGCCCTGCTCCACCAGAAGCTCTACGAGTCGGGAGATCCCTCCCGCCTCGACCTGGATGCCTTCTTCAAGGAGCTCCTCCCCCTGCTCTCCGGTATCCTCCCCCGCTCGGTGAAGATCGACTACTCCGGAGAGTCGGTTTCCGTACTCCTCGACACGGCCGTACCCCTGGGACTCGCGGTCCACGAGCTCGTCCTCAACGCGGCCAGACACGCATTCGGCCCGGAGGGCGGTACCATCCGCATCACGCTCTCCAAGGAAGGGGAGGGGCTCCGCCTCACGGTGGCGGACTCGGGCAAGGGACCCTCCGAAGGGTTCTCCCCGTCCATGGAGGGGGGACTCGGCCTCATCACGGTCCACGAGCTCATCCGGAACCAGCTCAGAGGTTCCATCGAGTGGCACGGCCCCCCCGGCCTCACCTGGGAGATCCACGTCCCCAGGGAGATCTACCATCCCCGGGTCTAGCCCGTCTCCTGCCGGGTTTCCCTCTGATATTTCTGTGGACGAACGGGGGGTCTCCCGCTATAATGGGGCCGGAGGCATGCGGTGAAGATCCTTCTCGTGGACGACGAAGAGGTGTTCGTGCGGCTCGTGGAGACCATGCTGGAGGGACAACCGGACACCCTCCTCTGGGCGCCCGATACGGAAGCGGCGCGTCGCATCCTCGCGGAAGAACACATCGACGTGGCACTCATCGACATCGTCCTGGGCGAGGAGGACGGCCTGACCCTCCTCCCGGTCCTCAAGGAACACCACCCCCTCACCATCCCCGTGGTGGTGAGCGGTCATGCGAGCATGGAATCGGCCATCCGCGCCCTTCAGCAGGGAGCCTACGACTACCTCCCCAAACCCATAAGCAGGCCGGAACTCCTCAACCTGCTCTCCCGGTGCAGGGAGAAGCTCTTCCTCCAGGAGGAACGCGAGCGCGCGACGAGAGTGCTCCTCCAGATGCAGAAACTCGAGGCCGTGGGTCGGGTGACGGCCACCATCGCCCACGATTTCAACAATGTCCTCACTGCGATCATAGGGAACACCGAGCTCCTCCTCGAGAGTCTCAGGGAGCACGGGGCTCGCCAGGACATCGAGGATGCCCAGGAGATCCTCGCAGCCGCACGACGGGGGAAGGACCTCACCCGGCACATCCTGGCTTTCTCAAGCCGGAGCATGGTGATAGAGGGCGCCACACTCGTGGATCAGGCCCTCGCCTCCCGGGAGGACATCTGGCGGCGGCTCCTTGCGCCCGAGGCGGAGCTCGTCCTCTCCCTCTCGGCGCCGGATGTGTCCGTGGGGATGAGCCCCTCGCACATTGAGCACATCGTCACCAACCTCCTGCTCAACGCCAAGGAGGCGGTGGCCGAGGCGGGCCGGGGGAAGGACCGGGTGATACTCTCCACCGCCGTGGTGGAGGGGGCTCTCCCCGAACATCTGACCCCCCTCCTTCCCGTGGGCACCCCGTACGTGAGGATAGGGGTGGAAGACCACGGCGTGGGGATGGACGAGGAGACCCTCGCACGTGCGCCGGAACCCTTCTTCACCACCAGGAAGGCGAGGCAGGCCTCGGGCACCGGGCTCTCGGTGGTCTTCCACCTGGTCAAGGGGGCCCGGGGCGTGGTGGACATCGCCTCGACGCCGGGGGAAGGCACCCGGGTCGATGTCTACCTGCCCGTGAAACACGAGGCCTCATGAGCATCCACGTGGTGCTCCACGAGCCCGAGATCCCCCAGAACACAGGGAACATCGCCCGTACCTGCGCGGCCACGGGGGCCGTCCTCCACCTCATAGAGCCGCTCGGCTTCTCGCTCGAAGACCGATACCTCCGTCGGGCAGGGCTCGACTACTGGCCCATGGTGGATCTGCGCCTCCATTCCTCGTGGGATGCCTTCCTGGAGGAGGAACGCCCTTCTTCGCTCTTCCTCCTCTCCACCAGGGGGACGAGGTCGTACCACACCTGCTCATTTCCGGACGAGACATACCTCGTTTTCGGCAAGGAGACCGCGGGTCTTCCTCCCCGCATCCTCGAGGCCTTTCCCGACCGGGTGGTCAGGATCCCCATGCGAGCCGGGGCGCGGTCATTGAATCTTTCGAACGCCGTTGCTATCCTTGTATACGAGGCTCTCAGGGTCCAGGGGTTTCCCGGCCTCGTATAGAGCGGCCTCATCTCACATGAGGAGGCACCATGGAGATACGGACCGTGGGGTGTGTGGGTTTCGGCATGATGGGAGAGACACTCGTGAAGGGGATACGCAGGGCCTTCCCGGACGTGCAGTTCATGGTGGTGGAGAAGGTGAGGGAGCGGGTGCAGAGGGCATGCGAGGAGTACGGCGCGGAGGATACGACGGCGACCCCCGCGCGGGTCTTCACCGAGGCGGACCTCGTGATCCTGGCCGTAAAGCCCCAGGACAGAGACGCCCTGAAGGGCATGGCGCCGCCCGAGACGCGGGCCGTGCTCTTCTCGATCATCGCAGGTACGCCCATACGTTTCTTCGAAGAAACCTTCGGGACCCGGGAGATCGTGCGGGTCATGCCCAACATCGCGGCCATGGTCCGGAAGGCCCCCATGGGGATGAGTTTCCACCCCCTCGCATCCGAGGAAACCCGCACACGGGCCCTCGCCGTGGCGCGTGCGGTGGGCACGCCGTTCGAGATACCGGAACGCCTCATGCCGGCCTTCACCGGACTCTCGGGATCGGGAATCGCCTACGTGCTCTCGTTCCTCCACGGCATGGCCCTGGCCGGGACCATGGCGGGTATACCGTACACCGAGTCGCTCCGGATCGTGGAGGCCCTGGTGGAAGGCACGGTGGCCCTGCGGAGGGAGACGGATCGCCACCCCGAGGAGATGCTCACCTGGGTGACCTCGCCCGCAGGGACCACCATCCAGGGCGTGCACGCACTCGAGGGAGGGGCGTTCAAGGCCCTTCTCATGGATGCGGTGAAGCGGGCGGCCGATCGGGCCCAGGAGTTCGAGGGCTAGACTGCTTCGTGCTCTTCGCCACGCTGCACGAACGTCATCTCACAGGGAAAGGAGCGGATGATGCTTGATCTCAGGTTCGTGAAGGAACACGTGGACCTGGTGAAGGAGAACGTGAGGAACAGGTTCATGGAGGTGGATGTGGAGGGGGTGGTGGCCCTCTACGACAGGCGCAACGACCTCAAGGCACGGGTGGACGAACTCCGGGCGCGGCGCAACGAGCACGCCCGCCTCATGAAGAGCGCCTCGCCCGAGGAGCGGCCTGCCCTGGTGGAGGAGGGACGGCGTCTCAAGGAGGAGATCGCCCGGCTAGAGGGCGAGCTCGCCGCGGTGGAGGAAGAACTCCGCCGTGAGGCGCTCCGCATACCCAACCTGAGCCACCCCGAGGCCCCGGTGGGCAAGGAGGAGAAAGACAACCTGGAGATCAGGCGCTGGGGAGAGGTCCCCTCGTTCGACTTCGAACCGAGGGATCACCTCGAGCTCGGACGCCTGCTCGACATCGTGGACTTCGATCGGGCCGCAAAGGTGAGCGGGGCGAAGTTCTACTACCTCAAGAACGAGGGTACCCTCCTGGAGCTGGCCCTGATACGCTACGCGCTCGACGTGCTCAGGGAGAAGGGGTTCGACCTCTTCACCACACCCGACCTCGCGAGGGAATCCATCGTGGAGGGGATAGGGTTCCAGCCCCGGGGAGCCGAGAGCAACATCTACACCGTGGAGGAGACCGACCTCTGCCTGGTGGGGACCGCGGAGATCACCCTGGGGGGAATGTACGCGGACGAGATCATCCCGGGGCAGGCCCTCCCCTTGAGGTTCGCGGGGCTCTCCCACTGCTTCAGAAAGGAGGCGGGGGCCGCCGGACAGTATTCGAAGGGACTCTACCGGGTGCACCAGTTCACCAAGGTGGAGATGTTCGTCTACTGCCGACCCGAGGAGTCCGAGGGGATGCACCGGGAACTCCTCGCGATCGAGGAGGAGATCCACGCGGGCCTGGGGATACCCTACCGGGTGGTGGACACGTGCACCGGAGACCTCGGTGCGCCAGCCTACCGCAAGTTCGACCTCGAGGCCTGGATGCCGGGCCGGGAGGGATGGGGTGAGATCACGAGCACGTCCAACTGCACCGACTACCAGGCCCGCAGGCTCGGGGTGCGGTTCAAGGAGGCCGAGGGCGGGAAGCCCAGGTTCGTACACATGCTCAACGGAACGGCGCTCGCCGTCCCCAGGGTGATCATCGCGATCCTGGAGAACTTCCAGGAACGGGACGGGTCGGTGCGTATCCCGGAGGCCCTCGTGCCTTATACCGGTTTCGACGTGATACGTCCGAAGGCAGGGAGCTGAGGCGGCCCCGGGGGAGAGGAGGACATGGACGAGCGACAGGACGGGACGATCATCGTGGCCGAGGTGGGCACGGGTCACCACGGGGAGAAGGAGAGGGCCGAAGAGCTCATCGAGGCGGCACGGGAGGCGGGCGCCGACTGGGTGAAGACGCAGGTGGTGTGGGCGGAGGAGATCCTTCACCCGCGATGTGGGGTGGTACCCTTGCCCGGCGGTCCCGTGTCGCTCTACGAGCGGTTCCGGAGCCTCGAGGTGCCGGAGGAGTTCTACGAGTGGTTCGCCGCCCGGGCGCTCGAGGCAGGGATGCGGCCGCTCTTCTCGGTGTTCGGGATGCGGAGCGCGGCCCTCATGGGGAGGCTTCTCGCCGTCTTCGGCGGGGAGATCCCTGCGGTGAAGATCGCCTCGCCCGAGCTCGTGTACGTGCAGCTTCTTGATGCGGTCCGGCGTCTGGGGATGCCGGTGGTCCTCTCGTCCGGGGTGTCCCTGTTGGGCGACATCGAGACGTCGATCGGGGTGCTGCGCGGGGAGGGCTGGATGGTGCCGGGGTGGGGGCGTGTGGAGGGGGATGGGAAGGGGGTACCGGTCACCTTGCTCCACTGCGTGACGGCGTATCCCGCACCCGAGGAGGACTACAACCTGCGGGTCCTGCCCCTGCTCGCAGGGCTCTTCGGCGTGCCGGTGGGGGTCTCGGACCACAGCAGGGATCCGGAACTGATACCGGCGACGGCGGTGGCGTTGGGTGCGCGGATGATCGAGAAGCACCTGTGCCTCTCCCACGAGGGGGGGGGGCTCGATGATCCGGTGGCGCTCGAGCCCGATGAGTTCGCACGGATGGTTGGGGCGGTGCGGGCGGTGGAGGGAGCGGGGGAGGAGGGGCTCAGGGTGGTGCGCGAGGCGTACGGGGCGCGCGTGGAGGGGGTGCTGGGGAGCGGAGAGAAGCGGCTCGCGCCGGCGGAGCGAGGCAACTACGGCAGGTCGAACCGGTCGATCCACGTGCGCCGCACCGTGAAGGCAGGGAGCGTGCTGCGAGAGGAGGACCTCGTGGTGGTACGGACCGAGAAGATGTTGCGGCCCGGTCTGCCGCCGGTGTTCCTGCCGGTGGTGGTGGGCAGACGTGTGGCGCGTGAGGTGGAGGAGGGGGAGGGGCTGCGGTGGGAGGATCTCCTCCCCTGATACGGCCATCGAGGCTTCCGTTCTTTCCTTTTCCACGTTATAGTAGGGATAAAGGAGGCCTCTCCATGCGGTCCCGAATACTGCCTCTCATCTTTCTCGTGCCCTTCTGTGTAGGGATATCCTCCCTCCAGGCCGAACCGAACATCCTCTTCATCCATTCCTACGATCCGAGCTACCAGTGGACCATGGATATCGACCGGGGAGTGAGGGAAGAGATCTCCTCCCGACATCCCGAGGTCACCATCTACACCGAGTTCTACGACTCCAAACATTTCGCACCGGAGGATCTCGAGCAACCTTTTCTCTCCTACCTCCTCTCCAAGTATGTAGGGATCGAGTTTTCAGCGGTCCTCGCCTCCGACGACAACGCCCTCAGGTTCGTGCTCTCCCACAGGGCCGAGCTCTTCCCCTATCGACCCGACATCCCCGTACTCTTCTGCGGGATCAACGACGTGGAGTCCTACGATCTCGCCTCACATCCCAATGTGGCCGGCGTGGCCGAACGCATAGACATCCGTGGTACCCTCGACCTCATGCTCCGCCTCCATCCCGACCTCTCGCTGGTAGCGGTCATCGTCGACGATACCATCACGGGAAGGATCAACAAGGAACTCTTTCTCCAGGCTATCCCTCCCTACGAGAACAGGCTCTCCTTCCTCATCATGGAGAACCGTACCATGGACGAACTCCTCGATGACGTGAGAGACCTCCCCGAACACAGTGCGCTCCTCTACCTCACCTTCGTCCGCGACCGCGAGGGGACCCCCTTCACCCCGCTCCAGAGCCTCTCGCTCATCTCGGACGTCTCCTCACGACCCGTCTACACCTGCTGGGACTTCTTCATGGTGGGGGACAAGGTGGTGGGCGGCATGGTGCAACGTGGAGCGCTCCAGGGCAGGGAACTCGCCCTCCTCCTCTCCCGGCTCCTCGAGGGAGAGGATCCCGCCTCCCTGGGTGTGGTGGAGAGGCCGCTCGTGGCGCCCCTCTTCCGATTCGAGGCCCTGCAGATCTTCGGAATCCCACTCGCCCTCCTGCCTCAGGATGCAGAGGTCGAGGGGCTCCCGGAATCCGTACAGTACCGGTTCCCGGGATTCTTCTGGAGCGCCATCCTCCTTGGAGTGATCCTCCTCTCCCTCCTCGGCCTCATCCTCTTCCTCTTCATACGCCAACGCAGGACCGAACGTCTCTTCCGCTCCCTCTTCCAGTGCCTTCCCGACGGCGCCCTTCTCTACGATACACGCGGCAACATACTGATCCACAACAGGGCCGCCGAGCAAATCTTCGAGCGATCCGAGCTCGACATCAAGAAACACGGCCTCGCAGGTCTCCTCGGCCTCTCCCGGAGTGAGGTCGCAGCGCTTCTCTCCCGCCAACGAGAGGAGACCCTCTACACGATGCAGAGAGAGATCACCGGGAAGGACGGGCCGAAATTCGTGGAAATCGTCTCGCTTCCCGTGGCGTTCCACGGAACCCCGGCGGTGCTCGCCATCGTACGCGACATGACCGACTGGCGTAATACGCACCAGCAACTCGAACGTTCGATCAGAGAGAAGGAGATCCTCCTCAAGGAGGTGCACCACAGGGTGAAGAACAACCTCCAGATCATGCGGAGCCTGATCCAGCTTCAGAAGACCAAGGATCTCCCGATCGAAGCCGTCCGTGAGCTCTCCCAGACCCAGAGCAGGCTCTCTGCACTCGCAGCACTCCACGAACTCCTCCACAGGGCCGACGGGTCCGAGCGCATCCGGGTGGATATCTACCTCTCCACCATCGCCTCGCAAATCGCCTCTTCGCTTCTCGAAGGGCAGATCCCCATCGAATGGAAGATCTCGGCCGCGGGCATGGAACTCCCGCCCGACACCGTCATCCCCCTGGGGCTCATCCTCAACGAGCTCATCACCAACAGCATCAAGTACGCCGCTCCGGCGGGAGCACCTCTCGAGATAGAGATCCTCCTCTCCGGGGAGGAAGGCGGCTATACCCTCGTCTACACCGATCCTGGCCCGAACTTCGACTTCGAGAGGCTCCTGGCGGAGAAGAACTCACTCGGCTTTCAATTGGTAAGAGAACTCGCCAGACAGCTCCGTGGAGACATCGCCTATCGCCACGAGGATGGGAAGAATGTCTTCACCCTCACGTTCAGGGGCTAGAGACATTCGGGGAAACACCGCTCGAAGACCTCCCTCAGTGCACCTCCTCCTCCCGGGGCTCCGGTGACGACGGAGGCGACCTCCTTCACCTCCCTCCTCGCGTTCGCCACCGCCACCCCGGTCCCCGCCCATCGTACCATCTCCACATCGTTGCCGCTGTCCCCCATCGCCACCACCCGTTCACGGGGCACCCCGTACCGCTCGGCCACCCATGCGAGCGCCATCCCTTTGTCCACCTCGGGATGTACCACCTCGAGGTACTGGGGCTTGGAGAAGAAAAGGGAGAGCCTGTCGCCGAAGAGCCTGTGGGCCTCGGGGTAGTGTTCCTCGAGACGGACGGGATCATCGTGGAGGAGCACCTTCGGAGGATCGAACGAAAGGAACCTGGAGAGCGGACCCACCACGCGGTAAGGGATACCCACGTTCCGTGCGTAGCGTTCGGCCCGATCATCCTCTGAGGGGACGTAGAAATACTTCTCGTCATAGGTCTGCGCGAAGAGGTCGTGACGTTCCGCCCATTCCAGGAACCCGCAGGCATAGGCGCGGGGGACGCTTCGGGAGAAGAGGACTGCTCCCGTACCCGAGAGGCCCACAAGGGCGCCGTTGAAGGCGATGAAGGGAAAGGAGGCCTCCGGCCAGAACTCCTCGACCACCCGCCTCACCGAGGCGAACGGCCGGCCCGAGGCTACCACGGGGAGGATACCGCACCGCACGGCCCGCCGGAGGAGATGGAGATCCTCTTCGGGCAGTACGCCGTCCCCCGAAAGGAGGGTATCGTCGAGATCACAGGCGAGAAGGGATTTCCAGCGCACCTCACCACCTGTCCCAGTGAACGTACTCTTCCCTGTAACGGGTCCGAGGTTCCTTCTCCTCCGCAGGATACCCCAAGGCGATGCAGGCCACAGGGACGATGTGGCCCGGGAGGGAGAACACTTCCCGCAGGTAGTCCATCCGCTCCTTCCTGGGATACACCCCCAACCAGCAGGCACCGAGCCCCAGACCCGAGGCTGCGAGCAGGACGTTCTCTATAGCCGCGGCGCAGTCCAGCACCAAATATCCCTCCATCCCGGCATGGGCTGCCTGCAGATCCCCGCATACCGCGATCCCGAGCGGGGCCTCGGCCAAGAAGCTCCCATTGGGAAGCCCCTCGGAGACCCGCGTCCTCACCTCCTCGTCCCGCATCACGATGAAGCGCCAGGGATCCTTCGCAACGGCCGAAGGGGCCGCCATGGCGGCCTTGAGGAGGAGCCGTATGGTCTCCAGCGGCACCTCGTCGGGGCGGTACCTCCGCACGCTCCTTCGGGAGAGTATCCAGTGGATCACATCATCTTTGGGTTCCATACCTTCATACTAGCAGCTTCGGCACGACGTGTCAGTACTCTTGCGCACGTTCACATCGACAGGTAGTATCGTGCACGGGAGGAAGGATGGAACGCGTTACCATTGCGCACGTGAGCGATCCTCACATAAGCCTCACGGAGGAGATGCCGTACGGGGTGGATGTGAAGAAAAACTTCCTCGACGTGCTCGACCACGTCCATGCCACAGGATGCGACCTCATCGTGGTCACCGGAGACCTCTGCTTCAGGGACGCCTCTGCCCGGGTGTACCACTGGGTGAGAGAGGCCCTGGAACGTCCGGGGCACAGGTTCCTCGTGCTCGCGGGCAATCACGACGACCCGCGCATCCTCGAATCGGTCTTTCCCCTCACCGCCCCCGACCTCGCGCGCGGCCCCGGCTACTCCTGGTGGATCCGGATCGGGGGATGGGAGATCGGCGGTCTCGACACCTCGGAGGGCCGAATCACGTCTGAGGTGGCCGCCTGGTATCTCACACATCGAGAGCGATCCCCCTCCTCCATCCTCTTCACCCACTACCCGCCCTTCCCCTGCGGCGTACCCCACATGGACAGGAACTACGCCCTCGCCAACCCCCGGGAGGCGATCGGGATCCTCGGTGAAGGCGCCCTCGTCTTCTGCGGGCACTACCACAACGATCGCGTGGTCGTCAGGGAGGGCATCACCGCCTTCCTCACCCCCTCCACGTTCTTCCAGATCGACCCCCACAGCGAGGATCTCGTCGCCGTGCACACGAGAGGGTGGCGCGAGATCGTCCTCACCCTGGAAGGGATCCAGACCACCGTCCACTGGGTGTGATGAGCCCACACACCCGTTCCCGGAATGTACGGGTATCCCTCGAGGGCACGAGCGCCCCCATCCCCGACACCCGCCCCACCACCCCCTCAGCCCACCTCCGCCGCACCAGGTAGCCCAGCACAAGCAGCGTATCCACCGCCTCCTCCACATCGCCCCACCACCACCCCCTGCACACCCCCTCTCCCAGCGCCCGCACCACCTCCCCCCTCTCCCGCCACCCCCGCCACCCCACCGCCTCCCACACCCCCTCCCTCGGCCTCTCAGCCACCCACTCCCACCCCCCAATCCCCTCAACCCGCCCCCGCACCCCCCCCACAAGTCCCCTCCCCCCCGCCAACACCCACACCTCCTCCCACCGCTCCCCCCTCCCCGGCATCATCCCCTCTCCGAACCCCACACACACGAGCCGCCCTCCACCCCTCCCCACCCGCACCTCCCTCCCCCGCCATCGCACCCCCTCCCGCAGCACCCGCACCTCCACCCCCAACCGCCGCGCCTCCACCCCACTCCCACACCGCACCACCCACCCCCCCTCACCCATCCGTTCCCTCACCCACCTCCCACACGACCACACCGGCACCACCCGCACCGTACCCACCACAGGTCCTCCCTTCAAACTACTCCTCGTCGAACAACGCCACCCGGTAGGCGCTCTTCACGAAGAGCACCGGGGGAAGCTCGTCGAACCGTGCGATCTGTCGATCGAACTCGCGCCTATCGAGCGAGAACACCCGTGCGAGCCCCGAAGCCCGCTGGCCCGGCATCCCCATGAGCACGAGAGAGGCATCTCTCGAGTGCTCCTCCACCACCTCGTCGAACGGCCGCTCGTCCGGATCGAGGACCAGCACCTCCCCCTCCAGCCGCGCCACATCCAGCAACGACCGCAGCTCGGCCTCCTCCCTCACCCGCTCCATCCGCTCCTCGAGCACCCGTATGAGCCGGATCCGCTTCCGGGGAAGCCCCCTCTCTGCATCCGTCTCCCGTATGATGTAGGCGAGCAGCGCCATGAGGTTGCCGTTCTCCTGCCCCTTCCACCACACATCGATCCT includes these proteins:
- a CDS encoding PAS domain S-box protein produces the protein MSFFKEVLFNLSLILALTGLSELLARRWLPLHPSGKVLQGLLFGAVTLVGMTFPAHLAPGVIFDGRSILISLCAFLMGPLSGALTAVPAALYRIVLGGPGAPTGVLVILSSYLLGILGRDLIRRYHLSYSLTSIGILALSVHVVMLLLMFTLPGPLVYPTIGAIWEAVLLAYPLAELATGSILLDHLLVRKSTREAQAALTLHLTTLKSIGDAVIVTDPEGRVLFLNPVAERLTGWRTEEAVGRPVDDVFVIVNEETGEAAPSPVERVLEEGMVVGLANHTVLLARDGRTIPIADSGAPIRTEGGTILGVVLVFRDQSAERAYIAALKESEERLRLVFETFPEAVAINRASDGRYVDVNEGFTSITGYTREELIGKSSLELSIWKEPADRARLVEQLQKEGIVRTFQAPFTMKDGSVRQGLMSAALMDLNGEPHILSITRDITPLKKLEEELARRLREREAFLRELQHRTKNHLQIIASFIHLSLEKVEDRSFRHILHDLETRVRTMALLHQKLYESGDPSRLDLDAFFKELLPLLSGILPRSVKIDYSGESVSVLLDTAVPLGLAVHELVLNAARHAFGPEGGTIRITLSKEGEGLRLTVADSGKGPSEGFSPSMEGGLGLITVHELIRNQLRGSIEWHGPPGLTWEIHVPREIYHPRV
- the trmL gene encoding tRNA (uridine(34)/cytosine(34)/5-carboxymethylaminomethyluridine(34)-2'-O)-methyltransferase TrmL, whose translation is MSIHVVLHEPEIPQNTGNIARTCAATGAVLHLIEPLGFSLEDRYLRRAGLDYWPMVDLRLHSSWDAFLEEERPSSLFLLSTRGTRSYHTCSFPDETYLVFGKETAGLPPRILEAFPDRVVRIPMRAGARSLNLSNAVAILVYEALRVQGFPGLV
- a CDS encoding sensor histidine kinase encodes the protein MKILLVDDEEVFVRLVETMLEGQPDTLLWAPDTEAARRILAEEHIDVALIDIVLGEEDGLTLLPVLKEHHPLTIPVVVSGHASMESAIRALQQGAYDYLPKPISRPELLNLLSRCREKLFLQEERERATRVLLQMQKLEAVGRVTATIAHDFNNVLTAIIGNTELLLESLREHGARQDIEDAQEILAAARRGKDLTRHILAFSSRSMVIEGATLVDQALASREDIWRRLLAPEAELVLSLSAPDVSVGMSPSHIEHIVTNLLLNAKEAVAEAGRGKDRVILSTAVVEGALPEHLTPLLPVGTPYVRIGVEDHGVGMDEETLARAPEPFFTTRKARQASGTGLSVVFHLVKGARGVVDIASTPGEGTRVDVYLPVKHEAS
- the serS gene encoding serine--tRNA ligase — encoded protein: MLDLRFVKEHVDLVKENVRNRFMEVDVEGVVALYDRRNDLKARVDELRARRNEHARLMKSASPEERPALVEEGRRLKEEIARLEGELAAVEEELRREALRIPNLSHPEAPVGKEEKDNLEIRRWGEVPSFDFEPRDHLELGRLLDIVDFDRAAKVSGAKFYYLKNEGTLLELALIRYALDVLREKGFDLFTTPDLARESIVEGIGFQPRGAESNIYTVEETDLCLVGTAEITLGGMYADEIIPGQALPLRFAGLSHCFRKEAGAAGQYSKGLYRVHQFTKVEMFVYCRPEESEGMHRELLAIEEEIHAGLGIPYRVVDTCTGDLGAPAYRKFDLEAWMPGREGWGEITSTSNCTDYQARRLGVRFKEAEGGKPRFVHMLNGTALAVPRVIIAILENFQERDGSVRIPEALVPYTGFDVIRPKAGS
- the proC gene encoding pyrroline-5-carboxylate reductase — protein: MEIRTVGCVGFGMMGETLVKGIRRAFPDVQFMVVEKVRERVQRACEEYGAEDTTATPARVFTEADLVILAVKPQDRDALKGMAPPETRAVLFSIIAGTPIRFFEETFGTREIVRVMPNIAAMVRKAPMGMSFHPLASEETRTRALAVARAVGTPFEIPERLMPAFTGLSGSGIAYVLSFLHGMALAGTMAGIPYTESLRIVEALVEGTVALRRETDRHPEEMLTWVTSPAGTTIQGVHALEGGAFKALLMDAVKRAADRAQEFEG
- a CDS encoding N-acetylneuraminate synthase family protein, coding for MDERQDGTIIVAEVGTGHHGEKERAEELIEAAREAGADWVKTQVVWAEEILHPRCGVVPLPGGPVSLYERFRSLEVPEEFYEWFAARALEAGMRPLFSVFGMRSAALMGRLLAVFGGEIPAVKIASPELVYVQLLDAVRRLGMPVVLSSGVSLLGDIETSIGVLRGEGWMVPGWGRVEGDGKGVPVTLLHCVTAYPAPEEDYNLRVLPLLAGLFGVPVGVSDHSRDPELIPATAVALGARMIEKHLCLSHEGGGLDDPVALEPDEFARMVGAVRAVEGAGEEGLRVVREAYGARVEGVLGSGEKRLAPAERGNYGRSNRSIHVRRTVKAGSVLREEDLVVVRTEKMLRPGLPPVFLPVVVGRRVAREVEEGEGLRWEDLLP